One genomic region from Triplophysa dalaica isolate WHDGS20190420 chromosome 23, ASM1584641v1, whole genome shotgun sequence encodes:
- the LOC130413599 gene encoding uncharacterized protein C7orf50 homolog, with protein MTKSQARGVPSNATKRKKLKPSVDDEHNERTEKNVKTKKKTTDNEVCEAIVPEVELLKPQKQTGEESTEKTKMKRKRKAESSGDLEKTPRPQESNGQEDKDGEEDLSPEENRVLERKLKKIRKKEEIKKIKDEGKSTKQEENTTNVAEKLALEYLSCWSERKDEWKFQKTRQTWLLQNMFDRVKVPDSYFGVLLAYLEGLRGSAKEKTLQKAEALVRWEGQGEGEEEDAETRRNRAKIVMQQL; from the exons ATGACGAAGAGTCAAGCTCGAGGTGTCCCGTCTAATGCTACCAAGAGAAAGAAACTCAAACCCAGTGTTGATGATGAACATAATGAGAGAACCGAGAAGAATGTCAAAACTAAAAAGAAGACGACTGATAATGAG GTGTGTGAAGCAATTGTTCCAGAAGTGGAACTGCTAAAGCCACAGAAACAAACAGGTGAAGAAAGCACAGAGAAAACTAAGatgaagagaaaaagaaaagcagaG aGTTCTGGAGATCTGGAGAAAACCCCACGGCCACAGGAATCTAATGGTCAGGAGGATAAGGATGGAGAGGAAGATCTAAGTCCTGAAGAAAATCGAGTGCTGGAGAGGAAGCTGAAGAAGATTCGTAAAaaggaagaaattaagaaaattaaaGACGAAGGCAAAAGCACGAAGCAGGAGGAGAATACGACAAATGTAGCCGAGAAGCTGGCGCTGGAATACCTGTCATG CTGGTCTGAGAGAAAAGATGAATGGAAGTTTCAGAAAACCAGGCAAACATGGCTTCTTCAGAACATGTTTGACAGAGTGAAG GTGCCTGATAGTTATTTTGGGGTGTTGCTGGCCTATCTGGAGGGTCTTCGTGGATCTGCAAAAGAAAAGACACTGCAGAAGGCTGAAGCGTTGGTGCGCTGGGAAGGCCAGGGAGAGGGAGAAGAAGAAGATGCTGAAACTAGGAGAAACCGAGCCAAAATAGTAATGCAGCAGCTGTGA
- the LOC130413593 gene encoding G-protein coupled estrogen receptor 1-like — translation MWMKADYALGKEESHAKKKLEMFSCNVNKEQSKCKREKMTENLLTFHPTVFQSNRSGLHWSIIDVNETNSASPDTYIISLILSCIYTILLFPLGLIGNILILLVNFDPRQRMSTPDLYFTNLALADLVLVLDSLIEVFNLSEHYYDDAVLCSCMALFLQVNMYSSVFSLTWMSLDRCLALTGLRTRALPENISVTHRTRLAYRACGTIWAAATLCTLIPFASAHIHHGWGRGFCFAGVAEVQWLEVTLGFALPFCVMGVCYAHIARMLLRSERPRRTKAMRMIVAAVTVFFVCWLPENVFISVHLLSGDSATRRRGNHTLWQRYPLTGHVVTLAACANSCLNPLVYSLLGNTFRHKLQVFVAHHVRCLHTCIQTANTTPPCPCVTCTNVHHSCSHENKDFEERDLRSGEEGAEGRECVCDRVG, via the exons ATGTGGATGAAAGCGGATTATG CACTTGGAAAAGAAGAAAGCCATGCAAAGAAAAAgcttgaaatgttttcttgcaaTGTGAACAAGGAACAAAGCAAGTGTAAGAGGGAAAAGATGACGGAAAATCTTTTGACTTTCCACCCCACCGTTTTCCAATCAAATCGCTCCGGTCTACATTGGTCTATAATTGATGTCAACGAAACAAACTCCGCCTCCCCAGACACCTACATCATCAGTCTCATCCTGTCCTGCATCTACACCATCCTCCTCTTCCCGCTTGGCCTTATAGGTAACATCCTGATCCTACTGGTGAACTTTGACCCTCGACAGCGGATGAGCACACCTGACCTGTACTTCACCAATTTAGCCCTGGCTGACCTAGTGCTGGTTTTGGACTCGCTGATCGAAGTGTTCAACCTGAGCGAGCATTACTATGACGACGCCGTTCTGTGCTCCTGCATGGCGTTGTTCTTGCAGGTAAACATGTACAGCAGTGTGTTTTCGCTCACCTGGATGAGTCTGGACCGCTGCCTGGCGCTGACCGGACTGAGGACACGAGCGCTACCCGAAAACATTTCCGTCACGCACCGCACCAGACTGGCCTATAGGGCTTGCGGGACCATTTGGGCAGCTGCCACCCTGTGCACACTAATACCTTTTGCATCAGCACACATACATCACGGCTGGGGGCGTGGCTTTTGTTTTGCTGGTGTGGCTGAGGTGCAATGGCTGGAAGTGACGCTGGGCTTTGCCCTGCCGTTTTGCGTGATGGGTGTGTGCTATGCCCATATCGCACGCATGCTTTTGCGCTCCGAACGCCCTCGACGAACCAAAGCCATGCGCATGATCGTGGCAGCGGTGACCGTATTTTTTGTGTGCTGGCTGCCGGAAAACGTTTTTATCAGCGTGCATCTGCTCAGTGGTGACAGTGCCACCCGTCGACGTGGAAACCATACGCTGTGGCAGCGCTACCCACTGACTGGGCACGTGGTGACCCTAGCGGCCTGTGCCAACAGCTGTCTGAACCCACTCGTGTACAGCCTGCTAGGAAACACCTTCCGGCACAAACTGCAAGTGTTTGTCGCGCACCACGTGCGCTGCCTGCATACTTGCATTCAGACTGCAAACACGACCCCTCCCTGCCCTTGTGTCACATGCACAAACGTCCACCATTCTTGCTCTCATGAGAATAAAGACTTTGAGGAGCGTGACCTCAGGAGCGGTGAGGAGGGGGCTGAGGGCAGGGAGTGCGTGTGTGACAGAGTAGGTTAA
- the c23h8orf33 gene encoding UPF0488 protein C8orf33 homolog yields MTEKSNETGTLGMLQNDKNTVVQRAEIENPVIQSSEDTAKAKTMKEKKKKKKAREGKDNHPKETKSTTGETSKQESTELTPDEQLSRELDWCIEQLELGLKTQKTSSKQREEASRALKTLHSSKAPLVKKRQVMRAISGDYRKKMEEERARQFKLIQSTMSSAQVRAVSEVKSVFHQRAERNTESTDKTDRGPQETKERTPMAEKSQGETKPFVFTKTQEQFCFNFNL; encoded by the exons ATGACAGAGAAATCAAATGAAACGG GAACACTTGGAATGCTCCAAAATGACAAGAACACTGTTGTACAGAGGGCAGAGATAGAAAATCCAGTCATACAAAGCTCTGAAGATACTGCCAAGGCTAAAACAAtgaaggagaagaagaagaaaaagaaagcgCGTGAAGGAAAGGACAATCATCCAAAAGAAACGAAAAGCACAACTGGGGAAACCTCTAAACAAGAAAGCACTGAATTA ACACCTGATGAGCAGCTGAGCCGAGAGCTGGACTGGTGTATCGAACAGCTTGAGCTAGGgctaaaaacacagaaaacatccAGCAAACAAA GGGAGGAAGCAAGTCGTGCTTTAAAGACGTTACATAGCTCCAAAGCACCCCTTGTGAAGAAGAGACAGGTGATGAGAGCAATCTCAGGAGACTATAGGAAGAAGATGGAAGAGGAAAGAGCACGACAGTTTAAACTCATACAGTCaa CGATGAGCTCTGCCCAGGTCCGTGCTGTCTCTGAAGTCAAATCCGTGTTCCACCAGCGAGCTGAGAGAAACACCGAATCAACAGACAAAACTGACAGAGGTCCCCAGGAGACAAAGGAACGCACACCTATGGCTGAAAAAAGCCAAGGAGAAACAAAACCATTTGTTTTTACTAAAACACAAGAGCAATTCTGCTTTAACTTTAACTTGTGA
- the LOC130413602 gene encoding ubiquinol-cytochrome-c reductase complex assembly factor 4, whose protein sequence is MSTTGRICSRLSHFSLYHHLCTKRGGVTLRACATRMLSMTSQLHAESRKPPDNNEETPNPIKFSSSKASHRTWNVDRSLGSTYKRPWWKVMPISIIGVGFLLWCVFRKETKIDESLEKNLYEHLPDLLSDEEEEAVKNKP, encoded by the exons ATGTCAACAACCGGACGAATTTGCTCTCGTTTATCACACTTTTCTTTATATCACCATCTTTGTACCAAAAGAGGAGGGGTGACCTTAAG AGCATGTGCCACCAGAATGTTGTCCATGACATCACAGCTACACGCTGAGTCCAGAAAACCTCCTGATAATAATGAAGAAACACCAAACCCCATTAAGTTCTCCAGCAGCAAAGCCAGCCACCGAACATGGAACGTGGACCGCTCGTTAGGCAGCACTTATAAGCGGCCATGGTGGAAAGTCATGCCAATCAGTATCATTGGAGTGGGCTTCCTTCTCTGGTGTGTCTTCAGAAAAGAGACCAAGATAGATGAGTCTCTGGAGAAAAACCTGTATGAACATTTACCAGACTTGTTGTCAGATGAAGAAGAGGAAGCTGTTAAAAACAAGCCATGA
- the h3f3d gene encoding H3 histone, family 3D, whose amino-acid sequence MARTKQTARKSTGGKAPRKQLATKAARKSAPSTGGVKKPHRYRPGTVALREIRRYQKSTELLIRKLPFQRLVREIAQDFKTDLRFQSAAIGALQEASEAYLVGLFEDTNLCAIHAKRVTIMPKDIQLARRIRGERA is encoded by the exons ATGGCACGTACTAAACAGACCGCCCGTAAGTCCACTGGTGGCAAAGCCCCCAGGAAGCAGCTCGCCACCAAGGCGGCCAGGAAGAGTGCGCCCTCCACAGGTGGAGTCAAGAAACCCCACAGATACCG CCCTGGTACTGTGGCTCTTCGTGAGATCCGTCGGTACCAGAAGTCCACAGAGTTGCTGATCCGCAAGCTTCCGTTCCAGCGTCTGGTTCGTGAGATCGCTCAGGACTTCAAGACTGACCTGCGTTTCCAGAGCGCTGCCATTGGGGCTTTGCAG GAGGCAAGTGAAGCATACCTGGTGGGTTTGTTTGAGGACACCAACTTGTGTGCCATCCATGCCAAACGTGTCACCATCATGCCCAAAGACATCCAGCTTGCCCGTCGAATCCGTGGAGAGCGTGCTTAA